From a region of the Coffea arabica cultivar ET-39 chromosome 3e, Coffea Arabica ET-39 HiFi, whole genome shotgun sequence genome:
- the LOC140038805 gene encoding universal stress protein PHOS32-like, protein METERKVGVAVDFSACSKKALQWAVDNVARKGDHLVLVNVQPEGYYESGEMQLWETTGSPLIPLVEFSDPHVMKKYGVHPDAETLEIVTCAAREKEIVVLLKIYWGDAREKLCESIDKIPLDCIVIGNRGLGKLKRAIMGSVSNYVVNNASCPVTVVKNVEHD, encoded by the exons atggaAACAGAGAGGAAGGTTGGGGTGGCTGTAGATTTCTCGGCATGCAGCAAGAAAGCACTTCAATGGGCGGTGGATAACGTTGCCCGGAAAGGAGATCATCTAGTCCTTGTTAACGTACAGCCTGAAGGCTATTATGAATCAGGAGAGATGCAACTTTGGGAGACCACTGGTTCTC CCTTGATCCCTTTAGTGGAATTCTCTGACCCCCATGTCATGAAGAAGTATGGGGTTCACCCTGACGCAGAAACATTGGAGATTGTTACTTGTGCTGCTAGGGAGAAGGAG ATTGTGGTGCTCCTGAAAATTTACTGGGGAGATGCTCGGGAGAAGCTATGTGAATCCATTGACAAAATACCCCTGGACTGCATTGTTATTGGGAACAGAGGCCTTGGCAAGCTCAAGAG GGCTATCATGGGCAGCGTTAGCAACTACGTGGTAAACAACGCTTCTTGCCCTGTGACAGTTGTGAAGAATGTTGAACATGATTGA